Proteins from a single region of Anaerotignum faecicola:
- a CDS encoding DUF4367 domain-containing protein has translation MNRDSDKMCDDYLEFLTKKALDETADENGQRYIDELETIDEPKYSKEYKKEIDKLFKNGYYKRKVRLKKRKAAAVIAVFILTGSMALYTADADLKSFITAILTDNGTDMDLSVNTTNLNYDFSGMPESWDRFYVPGYMTPGYRVGSIEFGKSLVNISYDNGKDTIYLSEGISDTVSYNLDLEHSAYKEIDINGVKGYFQKFEDGILISWNYGGFYFQLSGAEGIDEMLEIAESMKAVER, from the coding sequence ATGAATAGGGATTCTGATAAAATGTGCGACGATTATTTGGAATTTCTGACAAAAAAGGCGTTGGATGAAACAGCCGATGAGAACGGCCAAAGATATATAGACGAACTTGAAACAATAGACGAACCGAAATATTCTAAGGAATATAAAAAGGAAATAGACAAACTTTTTAAAAACGGATATTACAAACGCAAAGTAAGATTAAAAAAAAGAAAAGCGGCGGCCGTTATTGCAGTTTTTATACTTACGGGAAGCATGGCGTTATATACTGCCGACGCTGATTTAAAATCGTTTATAACCGCTATTTTGACAGATAATGGGACCGATATGGACTTATCCGTCAATACTACTAATCTTAATTACGATTTCAGCGGCATGCCTGAAAGCTGGGATCGCTTTTATGTGCCCGGATATATGACGCCGGGATATAGAGTCGGCAGTATTGAATTTGGGAAATCTTTAGTTAATATATCATACGATAATGGCAAGGATACGATTTATTTATCTGAAGGGATAAGCGACACTGTTTCATATAATCTGGATTTGGAACATTCGGCATATAAGGAGATTGATATAAACGGTGTGAAAGGATACTTCCAGAAATTCGAGGACGGGATCTTAATAAGCTGGAATTACGGGGGGTTTTATTTCCAGTTGTCAGGCGCGGAGGGAATTGACGAAATGCTTGAAATAGCAGAAAGCATGAAGGCTGTTGAGAGATAA
- a CDS encoding amidohydrolase produces MIKDFFADVVFKNAKAITVNKNDDIAEAVAVSGNKIVYVGTNEGSADYIGKDTKVIDVNGRTLMPGFIDAHIHFCLYGLLDHGVINIDYSKAKSISDIKELIRQDAKTKKKGEWIKLSGYDHNKLADKRHPTTADLDEAAPDNPVQCTRCCAHMGVYNSLALKIGGVDSPAKFAPGEVVVDENGNLTGLLKETAHMYMSTKVEFSDEEILGGLKNCDSIMIENGITSVHDAGAYGALTTRLYQKACQENIINVRLRPMIFDMFGKDSNKKYIESFLETGVYTGAGNEKYRIGPVKIMTDGSSSGPSSATLEPYCHDPNLKGILVWNQEEADDIVMKAHKAGYQMTAHAVGDMAVTLMVNAYEKALKAYPRKDHRHRIEHCGITNPDLIRRIKELGIIPISNPAFITINGSDYNRFYGNRVDYMFALKSYLDEGIITAIGSDAPVTHPNPMYSLYGALNRADYKTKDVVGEMQKVGILDIIRMFTYNCAYSSFEEDIKGSLEEGKLADMIILSENILDYPTENIFDIKTDLTMIDGKIVYTR; encoded by the coding sequence ATGATTAAAGATTTTTTTGCAGACGTAGTTTTTAAAAATGCCAAAGCAATAACCGTAAATAAAAACGACGATATAGCCGAAGCAGTTGCAGTCAGCGGCAATAAAATCGTTTATGTAGGCACAAACGAAGGCTCCGCCGACTATATCGGAAAAGATACAAAGGTTATTGACGTAAACGGCAGGACGCTTATGCCGGGATTCATAGACGCGCATATACATTTCTGCCTCTACGGACTTTTAGATCACGGCGTTATCAATATCGACTATTCAAAAGCCAAGTCCATAAGCGACATAAAAGAGCTTATAAGGCAGGACGCCAAAACAAAAAAGAAAGGCGAATGGATAAAGCTTTCAGGTTACGATCACAATAAGCTTGCCGACAAACGCCATCCGACGACTGCCGATCTCGACGAAGCCGCCCCGGATAATCCGGTTCAATGCACAAGATGCTGCGCGCATATGGGCGTATATAACAGCCTCGCCCTTAAAATAGGAGGCGTGGACAGCCCGGCCAAATTTGCCCCCGGCGAAGTCGTAGTTGACGAAAACGGAAATCTCACGGGGCTTTTAAAGGAAACCGCTCATATGTACATGAGTACGAAAGTTGAATTTTCAGACGAGGAAATTCTCGGCGGCCTTAAAAACTGCGACAGCATAATGATTGAAAACGGCATAACTTCCGTCCACGACGCCGGCGCTTACGGCGCTCTTACGACAAGGCTTTATCAAAAAGCCTGCCAGGAAAATATAATAAACGTAAGGCTACGCCCAATGATATTCGACATGTTCGGCAAAGACTCCAACAAAAAATACATCGAAAGCTTTTTGGAAACAGGCGTATACACGGGGGCCGGCAATGAAAAATACCGCATAGGTCCCGTTAAGATAATGACTGACGGCAGTTCCAGCGGGCCTTCATCCGCCACGCTTGAACCATACTGCCACGATCCCAATTTAAAAGGCATACTTGTATGGAACCAGGAAGAAGCCGACGATATTGTTATGAAGGCGCATAAAGCCGGCTATCAAATGACGGCGCATGCCGTAGGGGATATGGCCGTTACGCTTATGGTAAACGCATACGAAAAAGCCTTGAAAGCCTATCCGCGCAAAGACCACAGGCACAGGATCGAACACTGCGGCATAACGAACCCGGATTTAATCAGGCGCATAAAAGAGCTCGGTATCATACCGATCTCGAACCCGGCGTTTATAACAATAAACGGAAGCGACTACAACAGATTTTACGGAAACAGGGTCGATTACATGTTCGCTTTAAAAAGCTATCTGGACGAAGGCATAATCACAGCTATCGGCTCTGACGCTCCCGTAACGCATCCAAACCCGATGTACAGCCTTTACGGAGCCCTCAACCGCGCCGATTACAAAACAAAAGACGTTGTAGGCGAAATGCAGAAAGTCGGTATTCTCGATATAATCAGGATGTTTACATATAACTGCGCATACTCAAGTTTTGAAGAAGATATAAAGGGCAGTCTTGAAGAAGGCAAGCTTGCCGACATGATAATACTTTCAGAAAATATACTTGATTATCCGACGGAAAATATATTTGACATTAAGACCGATCTGACAATGATTGACGGCAAAATTGTGTACACCCGTTAA
- a CDS encoding DUF2812 domain-containing protein, with amino-acid sequence MKDNIIKFFPFLPFDYIAVEEYLSQMLEQGYRLKWIRGNFAGFEKNAGKNIRYVADPYAVSSILNFRRFSKTRLDSYTENGWYFTGKARGCYVFQSDSDETERPNLDDNLKTKIIDSQLNFAAISFALIVFVFWKCLSSPAVVYAILLTNIYIILAAGLLFLAAYDIFYIFFLARQKARIGTANEDFSVKGAIKRGKINAFKNSVLLVLIIVAFILEIIKTPQAVVFALIPLSVIAAGTIIIKFVSKNIKEQLGKYLLPIVSVIALAFLLILPSAINGLKNLSAAPSAEKYAESPLPLLHVSDISASSLETSSVKENISILGENILYSETSGNGVRAFTNYSSMRNEFFAECIFNYLYKQAPVDYGEEFKLISINGYDTYALEKSRIYLTKIGKTVFLFNITGMPDNTDLSGIIGDLILTAPEIPDDGITQNGVVPIFGR; translated from the coding sequence ATGAAAGATAATATAATAAAATTTTTTCCGTTTTTACCGTTTGATTACATAGCCGTTGAGGAATATCTTTCCCAAATGCTTGAACAGGGCTACCGCCTTAAATGGATCAGAGGAAATTTTGCGGGGTTTGAAAAAAACGCCGGCAAAAACATAAGATACGTCGCCGATCCATATGCCGTTTCATCCATACTTAATTTCAGGCGTTTTTCAAAAACGCGTCTCGACAGCTATACGGAAAACGGCTGGTATTTCACGGGCAAGGCAAGAGGATGCTATGTATTCCAGTCTGATTCGGATGAAACGGAACGTCCGAACCTAGATGATAATTTAAAGACAAAAATAATAGATTCCCAGCTTAATTTTGCCGCGATATCTTTTGCCTTAATAGTATTTGTATTTTGGAAATGCCTTTCATCCCCGGCCGTTGTATACGCAATACTTTTAACAAATATTTACATTATTCTGGCGGCAGGGCTTCTGTTCCTTGCCGCATACGACATTTTTTATATATTTTTCCTTGCGCGGCAAAAAGCGCGCATAGGAACCGCAAACGAGGATTTCTCGGTTAAAGGGGCAATAAAGCGCGGAAAAATAAACGCGTTCAAAAATTCTGTCTTGCTGGTTTTAATTATCGTTGCTTTTATACTTGAAATAATTAAAACTCCGCAGGCTGTCGTGTTTGCATTAATACCCCTGTCCGTAATCGCCGCCGGCACAATTATAATAAAGTTTGTTTCAAAAAATATCAAGGAACAGCTCGGAAAATATTTGCTGCCGATTGTATCCGTAATAGCTCTGGCATTTTTGCTAATACTTCCATCGGCTATAAACGGCCTTAAGAATTTAAGCGCGGCGCCTTCGGCGGAAAAGTACGCGGAAAGTCCACTTCCGCTTCTGCACGTATCGGATATATCCGCTTCAAGCCTTGAAACTTCAAGCGTTAAAGAAAACATTTCCATACTGGGAGAAAATATACTTTACAGCGAAACCTCCGGAAACGGCGTCCGGGCGTTTACAAATTACAGCAGTATGAGAAACGAATTTTTTGCCGAGTGCATATTCAATTACCTTTATAAACAGGCTCCCGTTGATTACGGCGAAGAGTTTAAATTAATATCCATAAACGGATACGATACATATGCGCTCGAAAAGAGCCGGATTTATCTTACCAAAATCGGAAAAACGGTATTTTTATTTAATATAACAGGCATGCCGGATAATACCGACTTAAGCGGTATCATAGGCGATTTAATTTTAACGGCCCCCGAAATACCTGACGACGGCATAACGCAAAACGGCGTGGTTCCGATTTTCGGCAGATAA